In Deltaproteobacteria bacterium, the genomic window CATGGTGAGCTTGCCGAACCACATGCTCGGAAAATTTAATGGACCGTTCGTGGTGAGCTTGCCGAACCACATGCTCGGAAAATTTAATGGACCGTTCGTGGTGAGCCTGTCGAACCATGAACGGAATCCGGAAAACAACTCTTTACGACTTCATCATGCCTTGCTTCCCTCGCAAGAAACCATCAAGCCTTTGAGAGCGAACGAAGGGACTCACGAATCAATTCTTCGACGGAACGTCCTTCCTCTTCGGAAGCGAGACCCCGGATGATCTCGGCCACCTCTCCCCGCTTGTACCCTAAATGAATCAGGGCCGCCACTGCGTCCTTATAAGGACACTCCTCCAGCACCTCCCTGTTGGCGGTTCCACCCCCCTCTGTATCGAGGCCGGGAGGGACCTTGTCCTTCAGCTCCATACAGATCCGTTCCGCCGTTTTCCGCCCCACGCCGGGAATCCCGCTCAACCGTCCGACATCTTCGTCCAGAATCGCCGAGCGGAGACTTCCCGCATCCAACCCGGACAGAATGGCCAATGCCATTTTCGGTCCGATCTTGGAAACGGAAATGAGCAATTTGAAAAACTCCTTTTCCGAGGCGGTCAGAAATCCGAAGATCTGAATGGCATCTTCCCGGACATGGGTATGGGTCTTCAGGCGGACCGGTTCCCCGATCTCGGGCAACTGGTCATAGGTAGAAAGAGGAATGGAGACTTGATACCCCACGCCGCCCACATCAACAATAATCTCGGAAGGGACCTTCGACTCCAGCACCCCTTTGAGCTGTGCAATCATAATGAGTCATCCGGGTTATGTTATCGGGCCAGGACTTTCATTTTCAGATTCATCTCCCGGGAATGACTGTGGCAGATGGCCAGCGCCAGGGCATCGGAGGCATCATAGGGCTCGGGAAGTTCCGCGAGAGAGAGGAGGGCTTTGACCATATGTTGAACCTGGCTCTTTTCTGCCCGGCCGGAACCGGCCAGTGTCTTTTTGACCTCCGCCGGGGTGTACTCCACCACCTCCAGCCCCTGGTTGACCGCCGCCAGGATCGCCACTCCGCGGGCATGTCCAAGTTTCAGAGCAGACTGTACATTCCGGGCCACAAAGATGTTCTCAATTGAGACCACGTCCGGTCGATAGCGCTCCATGACAATTTTCAATTCACTGTAGATCCGTTTGAGACGGGAGGAAATGGGAGAAGAGGAAGAGGTCCGGACAACACCGCAGGCAAGATAGTGAAGGGAGGTCTGCTCTTCATGGATGATCCCGAACCCGGTCCGCACCGAACCGGGATCCACGCCCAGGATACGCACTCAGGCACCTACCCTCTCAATGACTTCATCATCAATATCGAAATTGGCATGGACGGCGTTCACATCATCGTTGTCTTCCAGCGCCGCCAAAAGCTTCAACATCTGTTCCGCCTCTTTGCCTTCCAGTCGGACCGTAGTACTCGGGATCTTCGTAATCTCGGTCAGGGACAATTCAAGTCCCGCCTCCTCCAGACTCTTTTTGACCGCCTCGAAATCACCCGGCTCCATCGTAATCTCAAAGGTGTCCCCGCCGGCCTGAACATCCTCGGCACCCGCCTCCAGGGCAAGCTCCATCAGACGGTCTTCGTCCACCTTCGTCTTTTCAACAGCGATCAACCCCCGTGTCTGGAACATCCAGGCCACACAGCCGTTTTCCCCCAGGTTCCCGTTATGTTTGGAAAAGATATGACGGACCTCGGCAACGGTCCGGTTCTTGTTGTCCGTCAGGGTCTCCACCAGCACGGCCACCCCGCCGGGTCCATATCCTTCATAAGTAAATTCTTCGTAACTGATGCCCGGAAGCTCGCCCGTTCCCTTCTGGATGGCCCGTTTAATATTATCGGCCGGCATATTGACATCCTTGGCCTTCATCACCACCGTCCGAAGCCGGGGATTCGCCGATAGATCTCCGCCGCCGATCCGGGCCGCCACGGTAATCTCCTTGATCAGTTTTGTAAAGACCTTCCCCCGCTTTGCATCTGTTGCCGATTTCTTATACTTGATCGTTGCCCATTTTGAATGGCCTGACATTCCGACTGCTCCTCTTGACAAACATTTCACACCACAAGCCCCGGCGGCACAGATGCACCCTCCGGTATTGATCCGGACGAACAATCCATACCATAACCGGGCGAGAAAAGTCAAGATCCGGCGATTTTTTTCAAAAGTCAGTTCGCCGACAAAAAAACGGCCGGTGGCACAACAAACCGATCATTCTTTGAATCAGGAAAAAAACTGTGCTATGATTCAATTAAAATTGATGCTCTCGTAAAAAGTCGTTTTCCGGATTCCGTTCATGGTTCGACAGGCTCACCACGAACGGAATATCAATCACTTACACCGTTCGCCCTGAGCGGGCCTGTCCTGAGCCGGCCGAAGGGCCTGTCCTGAGCCGGTCGAAGGGCTTCGTGACTTTTTACGACACCATCAAAATTGATCACTTTCCCGGCCAAAATTATGGTTCCCGAAAATAAATCCAGAATCCTTGTCGTTGACGATGACGAAAAATCGATCCTGGTTATCCGCGACCTTCTTGAATTCGAAGGATACCGGGTCTTTACTGCATCCAACGGCCGGGAGGCACTGGAGAAAATTGAGAAAACGGAGATGGACCTGGTCATCACCGACTTCCAGATGCCTGTGATGGACGGATTTGAACTTCTCCAGGCGATCAACCGGGGGTTTCCCGAACTGCCGGTCATCATGCTCACCGGCCAGTACCGGGAAGACATGGAGCGCGCGATCACCACCCTCAAGGAAGGTGCCTATGACTACATGCTCAAACCGGTCAACCTGACGAAACTTCGCAAATCGGTTTTTTCTACACTTCAGATCAGCCAGTCCAAACGGGAAAGCCGCGCCCTGACGGAAATTCTCGAGAAAACCCTGACCGAGCTGAACAAGAAGAGTGAAAAACTGGAAGAGCTGACCCGGATCCACAACGACCTGCTCAACATCATCTCCCAGGACCTCGAAGCCCCTCTAACGATCCTCACGGGGAGTTGCAAAATGCTTCTCAAGGAAGACGAGAAAACCATCCCGCCGAAATACAAGCAACTGATTGAACTGATCGGACGGCAGGGGGAAGACATTGAAGCCATTATCTCCGACCTCCTTGATCTGGCGGTCGTCGACACGGGACCGACGGAAATTCACAAAGTGGAGACGGGGCTTCAGAAGATCCTCGACAAGTGCCGCCGGAATCTCTACACCGTGGCCGAGAACAAGGGGATCACCATCGCAGTACAACCCCCCACGGGGCTCAAACCGGTCTATGCCGATGAGGCACGGATGAAACAGGTCTTCTTCAACCTGCTCCATCAGGCCATTCATCTGAGCAACCGGAACGGGGCCATCCGGGTCGGAATCATCCCCCTGGCCCGGGATCAAAGGGTGGAGATTCTCTTTCGGAGCAGCACAATCCTCCTCGACAGGATCCAGGAAATTTTTGAAGGAAAGGAAATCATCCCCGGGATCGACAAGCAGACCCGCTACCGCCTGAGTCACTGCCGGGAAATCATCGAACTCCACGAAGGAAAGATCTGGGTGGAAGAGGGAATCGAAGGGGAGACACTCTTTTGCGTGCAGATTCCGAATCTCTTCATGAAACGGGAAAAGGACTGAATTCCGAGGCACAAAGGGGCAAAGGATGAAGAAGAAAACGGGAAAGCCGACACAGCAAAAAAGTGATCACTAAAATACTTATCTTGAAACCTTGGCCCGAGGTTCCATCTCGATCACGTCAATCGGGCAGACATCAACACAGGCCCGACACCCCACACATTTCTCCGGATCAACCACATGAAGTTTCCCTGTCTCACCGGTAATCGCCTTCACGGGACAGACCTTGACACACTCCGTACAGCCGTCGCACTTCTCCCCGATCACCGCAAGAGGATGGAGACCCGCCAACTGATCCTCGATCACCTTCGTCGGGCACTTGGCCACACAGAGACCGCATTGCCGGCACTTCTCCGGAATCACCCGGGCCAGGAAGCGGTCCATCTCGATCGCCTCGAAGGGGCAGACCTTTTTGCAGAGGCTGCATCCGATACAGCCGACGGTACAGATCTTTTTCACCGCCGCCCCCTTGTCATGAGAGGAGCAAAGCACGGTCACCTTCTTGTGGATCGGAAGGAGCTGGATAATCTTCTTCGGACAGGCGGCCACGCAGTTGCCGCAGCTCGTACACTTCGATTCATCAATCACCGGCAGACCATCCGGGCTCATCGTAATCGCGTCAAAGGGACAGGCACGCATACAGGTCCCGAACCCGAGACAGCCGTATCCACAGGCCTTGCTTCCGCCCGCCACCAGCGCCGCCGCCCGACAGTCCGAAACACCATGGTAGGTATATTTTTCTTTCGCCGCTGCATGCCCCCCCTTGCAGAGAAGCCGCGCCACGACAGGATCCCTGGTCTCGGCCTCCACACCGAGGATCTTTGCGATCACCCCGGCCGTCTCACCTCCCCCGACCGGACAGCCGCTGATCGGAGCACTCCCTTTCACCATCGCCTCGGCCATACCGCTGCACCCGGGAAAACCGCACCCCCCGCAGTTCGCCCCCGGCAGGGCCTCTAAAATCGCCTCCTGCTTCGGGTCCACCTTCACGGCAAACTTTTTGGAAGCCACCCCCAGACCGAAGGCGGCCAGGACCCCCAGACCACCCAAACTCAATATTGCCTCAATCATTTTTGATCTTTTCCCCGTGACTCCCTGTGTTCCCCTTGGTTCGTCGCTTTCTGCTTTTGATCTTGTTCTTCTCTTCGCCCTTGGCGTTCTCTGCGAGAGATGGGGTTGGTTTTAAGATCCGCCTCTCGCCAAGCCCGCAAAGATCACGAAGCCGTCACTTCACCAGCCCCGAAAACCCCATGAACGCCAGCGACAGCAACCCCGCCGTCACCAGGGCGATCGGCATCCCCTTGAAGGTCTCCGGAACCCGGGCCAGGGCAATCCGTTCCCGCAGCCCTGCAAAAAGAACCAGCGCCAGGGTAAAACCAACTGCAGCTGAAAAACCGAAGACCGTGGTCTCAACAAAATTAAAATCCTTCTGCACGTTCAGAATCGCCACACCGAGGACGGCGCAGTTCGTCGTAATCAGAGGAAGAAAGATTCCGAGGGAACCGTAAAGAGCCGGGCTCGTTTTCTGGATCACCATCTCCACCAACTGCACCAGGGCGGCAATCACCAAGATGAAGGCAATCGTCTGAAGATACTCGATCCCGTAGGGAACAAGAATGTAGCGCTGAACGAGGAAAGTCACTACCGAGGCCACAGTCATCACGAAGATCACGGCCATCCCCATCCCGACCGCCGTCTCCACCTTCTTCGAGACCCCTAAAAAGGGGCAGATCCCCAAGAATCGGGCCAAAACAAAATTGTTGACCAGGACCGCCCCGATCACCAGTAGAAAGATCTCAAACATATCTCACTCCACACGATACATGATTTTCGACATAGTAGGGTTCGCGAAGAAAAATGTCAAGAGGGAATGAGCGCCTGCGCCCCGATTACCCCGGGGCGGTGGGCTTAGCAAAGGAATGCGGCAGGGAAAATGAATGTCGATGCTCGGCTTTGTGGAGGGACCCCGTTCCTCCCCTCCGGAGCGTTGGGTAAGACCCGCCCCGGCAGTTGCCCCCGATGTCATTCCGACCGGCTCTGGGGTCACGGTTTTGTAGAGAGGCTATTTGACGGTTTTTCCGTTCCCCTGTTGATAAGACGTTACCGGTGCAGTCTGTGCGGCTGCATCATCACCCTCCGGCCGGACAGCCATTTCCCCCGGATCCAGGCGCCAAAAGAGGAGATTCGATCCGCTCTTTCCCACCGGATTGCAACCGGCCGATAGCCTGCCGGTCGACGGCCCACCGGCCGATGGCCCACCGGCCTCTTCCCGCCCCGTGCCCGGCACTATTTGCGCAATCTGAGGCGAAACGCCCTGGCTTCTCTGTCCGATCTATGGAAAGGGGGTCTGCCGGCGGCCTTTGACACCCTGATCGATCGAGGACATATCCCTGTCTGCGTGCAACGCACAGGCAGGCCGCTCTGCCGGCCCATTGAATCCGCTTGTACGACTGATGGCGGGTCACCCTACCGGGGTTTGCCGGTGACAACCCCTTTTTTCTCATGGTACGGTCCATCAAACCATCAAAGAAAATAGGAACAGCGACCATTATATTCCTTTGCGTGGCCGCCCTCTCTTCTTTGCCAT contains:
- the ruvA gene encoding Holliday junction branch migration protein RuvA, translating into MIAQLKGVLESKVPSEIIVDVGGVGYQVSIPLSTYDQLPEIGEPVRLKTHTHVREDAIQIFGFLTASEKEFFKLLISVSKIGPKMALAILSGLDAGSLRSAILDEDVGRLSGIPGVGRKTAERICMELKDKVPPGLDTEGGGTANREVLEECPYKDAVAALIHLGYKRGEVAEIIRGLASEEEGRSVEELIRESLRSLSKA
- the ruvC gene encoding crossover junction endodeoxyribonuclease RuvC, whose product is MGVDPGSVRTGFGIIHEEQTSLHYLACGVVRTSSSSPISSRLKRIYSELKIVMERYRPDVVSIENIFVARNVQSALKLGHARGVAILAAVNQGLEVVEYTPAEVKKTLAGSGRAEKSQVQHMVKALLSLAELPEPYDASDALALAICHSHSREMNLKMKVLAR
- a CDS encoding YebC/PmpR family DNA-binding transcriptional regulator codes for the protein MSGHSKWATIKYKKSATDAKRGKVFTKLIKEITVAARIGGGDLSANPRLRTVVMKAKDVNMPADNIKRAIQKGTGELPGISYEEFTYEGYGPGGVAVLVETLTDNKNRTVAEVRHIFSKHNGNLGENGCVAWMFQTRGLIAVEKTKVDEDRLMELALEAGAEDVQAGGDTFEITMEPGDFEAVKKSLEEAGLELSLTEITKIPSTTVRLEGKEAEQMLKLLAALEDNDDVNAVHANFDIDDEVIERVGA
- a CDS encoding response regulator → MVPENKSRILVVDDDEKSILVIRDLLEFEGYRVFTASNGREALEKIEKTEMDLVITDFQMPVMDGFELLQAINRGFPELPVIMLTGQYREDMERAITTLKEGAYDYMLKPVNLTKLRKSVFSTLQISQSKRESRALTEILEKTLTELNKKSEKLEELTRIHNDLLNIISQDLEAPLTILTGSCKMLLKEDEKTIPPKYKQLIELIGRQGEDIEAIISDLLDLAVVDTGPTEIHKVETGLQKILDKCRRNLYTVAENKGITIAVQPPTGLKPVYADEARMKQVFFNLLHQAIHLSNRNGAIRVGIIPLARDQRVEILFRSSTILLDRIQEIFEGKEIIPGIDKQTRYRLSHCREIIELHEGKIWVEEGIEGETLFCVQIPNLFMKREKD
- a CDS encoding RnfABCDGE type electron transport complex subunit B, whose amino-acid sequence is MIEAILSLGGLGVLAAFGLGVASKKFAVKVDPKQEAILEALPGANCGGCGFPGCSGMAEAMVKGSAPISGCPVGGGETAGVIAKILGVEAETRDPVVARLLCKGGHAAAKEKYTYHGVSDCRAAALVAGGSKACGYGCLGFGTCMRACPFDAITMSPDGLPVIDESKCTSCGNCVAACPKKIIQLLPIHKKVTVLCSSHDKGAAVKKICTVGCIGCSLCKKVCPFEAIEMDRFLARVIPEKCRQCGLCVAKCPTKVIEDQLAGLHPLAVIGEKCDGCTECVKVCPVKAITGETGKLHVVDPEKCVGCRACVDVCPIDVIEMEPRAKVSR
- the rsxA gene encoding electron transport complex subunit RsxA — translated: MFEIFLLVIGAVLVNNFVLARFLGICPFLGVSKKVETAVGMGMAVIFVMTVASVVTFLVQRYILVPYGIEYLQTIAFILVIAALVQLVEMVIQKTSPALYGSLGIFLPLITTNCAVLGVAILNVQKDFNFVETTVFGFSAAVGFTLALVLFAGLRERIALARVPETFKGMPIALVTAGLLSLAFMGFSGLVK